The Bos indicus x Bos taurus breed Angus x Brahman F1 hybrid chromosome 10, Bos_hybrid_MaternalHap_v2.0, whole genome shotgun sequence genome has a segment encoding these proteins:
- the LOC113899460 gene encoding olfactory receptor 4K15-like: MEEANQSVVSEFIFRGLCDSRELQKFFLLPFSALYLMTVLGNLFIAFLIITDSHLHSPMYFLLANLSFVDFCFSSVTTPKLTTDFLKDNKTISFGGCMSQILCVHFFGGGEMVLLVTMAYDRYVAICKPLHYSSIMNRQKCIWLVLTSWIIGFVHAASQLAMILDLPFCGPRIVDSFFCDIPEVIKLACTDTHTQRILINADSVFLATTCFILLLISYTNILVTVRLSSKDGASKALSTCTSHITVVVLFFGPCIFTYLWPPRITWVDKFLAVFYTVITPLLNPAIYTLRNKEIKNAIKRLIS, encoded by the coding sequence ATGGAAGAAGCAAACCAGTCCGTGGTATCTGAGTTCATTTTTCGTGGACTCTGTGATTCAAGGGAGCTCCAGAAATTCTTCTTACTGCCATTTTCTGCACTCTACCTGATGACCGTCCTGGGTAACCTTTTCATTGCATTCTTAATCATCACTGACTCTCATCTCCATTCCCCAATGTACTTCCTCTTAGCCAATCTCTCATTTGTTGACTTCTGCTTTTCCTCAGTGACCACTCCTAAACTGACCACAGACTTCCTAAAGGATAATAAAACCATCTCCTTTGGGGGTTGCATGAGTCAAATCCTCTGTGTACATTTCTTTGGAGGGGGTGAGATGGTACTGCTTGTGACAATGGCCTATGACCGTTAtgtagccatctgcaagccacTCCATTACTCCAGCATCATGAACAGACAGAAGTGCATCTGGCTAGTATTGACATCGTGGATCATTGGCTTTGTGCATGCCGCAAGTCAACTAGCTATGATTTTAGATCTTCCCTTCTGTGGACCCAGAATAGTGGACAGTTTTTTCTGTGATATTCCCGAAGTGATCAAACTAGCCTGCACGGATACTCATACTCAGAGAATATTGATAAATGCTGACAGTGTTTTCTTGGCTACAACGTGCTTCATTCTCTTGTTGATCTCTTACACCAACATCCTGGTGACTGTCCGTCTTAGCTCCAAGGATGGGGCATCAAAGGCACTCTCTACCTGTACTTCCCACATCACAGTGGTGGTGCTGTTCTTTGGACCCTGCATCTTCACCTATCTGTGGCCACCTAGAATCACTTGGGTGGATAAGTTCCTTGCTGTGTTTTACACAGTAATCACACCTCTCTTGAATCCAGCCATTTATACACTGAGAAATAAAGAGATTAAGAATGCCATAAAGAGACTGATAAGTTAG
- the LOC113899608 gene encoding olfactory receptor 4K3-like has product MEEANQSMVSEFIFRGLCDSRELQKFLFLPFSALYLMTVLGNLFIAFLIITDSHLHSPMYFLLANLSFVDFCLSSVTTPKLITDFLKDNKTISFGGCMSQILFIHFLAGDEMVLLVTMAYDRCVAICKPLHYSRIMDRQKCIWLALISWIIGFVHAISQLAMILDLSFCGPRIVDSFFCDIPEVIKLACMDTHTLRILINADSGVLAVTCFILLLISYTYILVTIHLHSKDGASKALSTCTSHITVVVLFFGPCIFVYFWPLSITWVDKVLSVFYTVITPLLNPAIYTLRNKEIKNAVKRLISQHKNTKYNF; this is encoded by the coding sequence ATGGAAGAAGCAAACCAGTCCATGGTATCTGAGTTCATTTTTCGTGGACTCTGTGATTCAAGGGAGCTCCAGAAATTCCTCTTCCTGCCATTTTCTGCACTCTACCTGATGACCGTCCTGGGCAACCTTTTCATTGCATTCTTAATCATCACTGACTCCCATCTCCATTCCCCAATGTACTTCCTCTTAGCCAATCTCTCATTTGTTGACTTCTGCCTTTCCTCAGTCACCACTCCTAAACTGATCACAGACTTCCTAAAGGATAATAAAACCATCTCCTTTGGGGGCTGCATGAGTCAGATCCTCTTTATACATTTTCttgcaggagatgagatggtACTGCTTGTGACAATGGCCTATGACCGTTGtgtagccatctgcaagccacTCCATTACTCCAGAATTATGGACAGACAAAAGTGCATCTGGCTAGCTCTGATATCATGGATCATTGGCTTTGTACATGCCATAAGTCAACTAGCTatgattttagatctttctttCTGTGGACCCAGAATAGTGGACAGCTTTTTCTGTGATATTCCCGAAGTGATCAAACTAGCCTGCATGGATACCCATACTCTGAGAATATTGATAAATGCTGACAGTGGTGTCTTGGCTGTAACTTGCTTCATTCTCTTGCTGATCTCTTACACCTACATCCTGGTAACTATTCACCTTCATTCCAAGGATGGGGCATCAAAGGCACTCTCTACCTGTACTTCCCACATCACAGTGGTGGTGCTGTTCTTTGGACCCTGCATTTTCGTCTATTTCTGGCCACTTAGCATCACTTGGGTGGACAAGGTACTTTCTGTGTTTTATACGGTAATTACACCTCTTTTGAATCCAGCCATTTACACactgagaaataaagaaattaaaaatgcagtAAAGCGACTGATAAGTCAGCATAAGAATACAAAgtacaatttttaa